tcgggggcttgggaacccctGCACAATTAAAGCTCTCCCGAAGGTGGTTTTGGAGGAAGATCCCATCTTGGTCTTCATCATTGAGACCAAGCTCGTAGTATCTGAAATGGACAGTGTAAAGCGAAAATTAGAACGGCAACAGGGTCTGGTAGTTCCCAGTATAAGGCGGGGTGGTGGTTTAGCGCTATTATGGAAGAGTTCTACGAAAGTGGACGTTCAAACGTTCTCTCCTTGTCATATTGATGCTATAGTTACTAAAGAGCATAGTAACAGGATGTGGAGATTCACAGGTTTCTACAGCCATCCAGAAACTAATAAAAGAGATGACTCATGGAGGCTATTGGAAGAGCTAGGTACGTGAAGTGATCTTCCATTGCTCTGTATAggggattttaatgaaatattacACATAGGAGAGAAGGTGGGGGGTAACCTACGGCCTGAAAGGCAAATGAGGAGCTTTAGGGAGGCGGTAATCATTGCAACCTCAGAGACATGGGATATATGGGGGCAGATTTTACATGGAGTAGAAGGCTGGGTGAACGGGGCTGGGTTAGAGCACGTCTGGACAGGGCCTTAGTATCTTCATCCTGGGTGACAATGTTCCCGGGAGTGAGGCTACACCATGTGGTAGCGTCAACGTCAGATCATTGCATGTTGGTACTGAGGCGGAAAGAGCATAGAAAGTCTAAAATGTTCAGGTTTGAGTCAATGTGGCTTAAGGATGAACAATGTAAGGTAGTCGTGTCTGAAGCTTGGGAAAGGGGAATAACCATGGGTTCTCAAAATTTGATTACACAATGCATGGATGAATGCAGAAGGTCACTTTCCTCctagaataaaaatatatttggacACGTAGGTTGGAAAATTTCAACACTCCAAAAAAGACTTCAATGGTTGGAAAGGAGCCGGGATGGTGGTGTGGATATGGAGGAGGTGGAAGAAACGAGGATGGAGCTGAACCGAATGATGGCGGTGGAAGAAGACATGTGGCATCAGCGATCAAGGAATTGCTAGTTGAAGTCGAGTGATCGTAATACCTCCTTTTTTCATGCCAAAGCCTCTAACAAACACCAGCGAAATACTATTTTCCAAATCAAAGACTCATTAGATAATTGGCAAGAGGATGAAGAGGAGATTGGCAGAATTTTTGTAGAATATTTCGAGAACTTGTTTACATCCTTTCAACCTGTGGTCAGTATAGAATTGCTTGAGGCCCTCCACACCAAAGTGATCGACAGAATGAATGCCAGATTATTACAAATGTTCCAAGCTTCAAAGGTGGAGAAAGCTCTAAAACAGATGCATCCCATGAAAGCATCTGGACCCGATGGTATGCCTCCCTTATTCTATCAGCACTTTTGGCCTACGGTTAAATCTATTGTTATATAGACTGTGTTGGATTTTCTTAACCAAGGTGCAGCTCCCCCTAAATTTCATGAAACACTTATTGTCCTTgtaccaaaaaccaaaaatcctgAAAGAGTGACTAACTATAGACCAATCAAACTATGCAATGTGGCTTACAAGTTAGCTTCCAAAGTGGTGGCAAACAAACTGAAGTTAGTGTTGCAGGATATAATTTATGAAAACCAAAGTGCTTTTGTCTCCGAACGGCTCATCACGAATAATGTGCTGATGGCTCATGAGATAATGAATCACATTAGTAGGAAAAGGAAGGGCAAGTGCGGGGAGATGGCATTGAAGTTGGATATGAGCAAAGCTTACGACCGTGTAGAATGGAGCTGCCTACAACAAATTATGGCCAAACTGGGATTTCATAAGGACTGGATCCGTCTGGTCATGAGATGTGTCTCACCAGTCACTTATGCAGTATGTGTCAATGGGCATGCATATGGTCAAATTGTCCCTACGCGGGGCCTGCATCAAGGGGACCCTCTGTCGCCATAGTTATTCTTGATATGTGCTGAAAGCTTGTCAGCATTGCTACACAAGGCTGTATGAAACAAGGAGCTGAAGGGTATAGCAGCATCTGCAAGAGGGCCTAGAATCTCACATCTATTTTTTGCTGATGATAGTTTGATTTTTGAGAGGGCAACAGTGAAGGAATGCCTCGAAATCCAGCGGGTCCTACAAGTCTATGAAGAGTCATCAGGCCAGCAACTGAATAGGAACAAGACCTCACTATTTTTTAGCCATAACACAGCCAATGGTGTCAAGGAAACAATAAAAGCTATGTTTGGTGCACAGGTCATCAAGCAACATGAATCTTACCTGGGGCTGCCATCCTTAGTAGGTAGGTTGAAAAGAAACATTTTTGCTCAGCTGAAACTTCGGGTGTCAAACAAGCTAGCAGGTTGGAAGGAAAAATTGCTCTCAAATGCAGGGAAGGAAGTACTGATAAAGGCGGTTGCTCAAGCAGTCCCGTCTTATACGATGAGCTATTTCAAGCTTCCTAATTCTTTATGTGATGAGTTAACGAGGATGGTCAGGcaattttggtgggggcaagTAAAAGACGAGAAGAAACTAGCATGGATGAGCTGGAAGAAGATGTGTTTGCCGAAGGAAAAATGT
This genomic stretch from Castanea sativa cultivar Marrone di Chiusa Pesio chromosome 1, ASM4071231v1 harbors:
- the LOC142634090 gene encoding uncharacterized protein LOC142634090, which produces MVGKEPGWWCGYGGGGRNEDGAEPNDGGGRRHVASAIKELLVEVDIELLEALHTKVIDRMNARLLQMFQASKVEKALKQMHPMKASGPDGAAPPKFHETLIVLVPKTKNPERVTNYRPIKLCNVAYKLASKVVANKLKLVLQDIIYENQSAFVSERLITNNVLMAHEIMNHISRKRKGKCGEMALKLDMSKAYDRVEWSCLQQIMAKLGFHKDWIRLVMRCVSPVTYAELKGIAASARGPRISHLFFADDSLIFERATVKECLEIQRVLQVYEESSGQQLNRNKTSLFFSHNTANGVKETIKAMFGAQVIKQHESYLGLPSLVGRLKRNIFAQLKLRVSNKLAGWKEKLLSNAGKEVLIKAVAQAVPSYTMSYFKLPNSLCDELTRMDVEDILSIPLSAQGGIDRMIWLETKNGKFIVRSAYELAQIIQSDDNITESSDPTALKQTWRCLWDMNVPNKIKHFAWKACKNILATKENLQKRSITKDSICDSCGKASKSTCHLFWLCDKAKETWSSSKLVIPFKVSPQWKFMDVMWHLQRWTELYPGLVERAIAICWGIWKDRNTVRHGGKRKKGKAIVRSSLKVLEEFQAANVQPVTRTRQPSNVTKWRPPQPGHYKINVDGAIFSNKKQVGIGVIIRDLVGLVIAALSRKLALPLRVLETKAKAMEIGVQFALDVGVRDVTLKGDSLCICNALQGLCKTSSSVHNIIARSSTLQKALGMLFFHIQKGWQMCRPICWPNMQLI